The window CAGGGTACAGACATGTTCTGCGAGGTGGCGTATGAAGAGGCATATTCTCCCCCTGGTCCTGCTCTCGCTGGCGGTCGCCAGCCTGGCGTGCAGTCTAACCGTCCCGATACCACCTTCGGACATCAAGGTGGGCCCGACCGAAACTCGGGACCTTAGGATCGAGCCGGTTGGCGCGCCGGGGGACACGGCGCAGGTTGAACTGGGAATGGGCGCCGGGGAGCTGGTCCTCCGCCCGGGCGCGGGGGACGCCCTGATCAGCGGGACGGCGACCTTCAACATCTCGGACTTCGAGCCTCAGGTTGAGATCGACGGCACCCGGGTAGCCGTGAACCAGGGCGACCTGCAACTCGTGGGCATCCCTGACCTGCGCGGTGAGGAGATCATCAACCGCTGGGATCTCAGGCTGGGCAAGCAGCCAATCGCGCTAAGGGTGAATGCCGGAGCCTACAAGGCGGATCTGGATCTCGGCGGCATCAGCCTGGTAGGGTTGAACGTCTCCGATGGTGCAGCCTCCGTGCAGCTCACTTTCTCGACGCCGAATCCTGTCTCGATGGATACGCTGCGCTACACTACCGGCGCCTCCAATGTTCGCCTGGACGGATTGGGCAATGCCAACTTCTCCGACATGCGCTTCGAGGCTGGGGCGGGGAACTATATCTTGGACTTCGGGGGTGAGCTCCGGCAGGATGCCGAGGTCAGGATCGACACCGGGCTGAGCAGCCTGCGGATTATCGTCCCCAAGGGAGTCCCAGCGCGGGCCGAAGTGCGGGGTGAACTATCCGAGGTCAAGGCCGAAGGCGAGTGGA is drawn from Anaerolineales bacterium and contains these coding sequences:
- a CDS encoding toast rack family protein, translating into MKRHILPLVLLSLAVASLACSLTVPIPPSDIKVGPTETRDLRIEPVGAPGDTAQVELGMGAGELVLRPGAGDALISGTATFNISDFEPQVEIDGTRVAVNQGDLQLVGIPDLRGEEIINRWDLRLGKQPIALRVNAGAYKADLDLGGISLVGLNVSDGAASVQLTFSTPNPVSMDTLRYTTGASNVRLDGLGNANFSDMRFEAGAGNYILDFGGELRQDAEVRIDTGLSSLRIIVPKGVPARAEVRGELSEVKAEGEWTGSGTAFAHPGEGSMLTIIINSSLGSVRLETD